Proteins co-encoded in one Sulfurimonas sp. HSL1-2 genomic window:
- a CDS encoding ferredoxin-type protein NapF produces MNKGKQIRPPYAADLSRFGQTCPECEGMCSNACEENIIIIGKDRTPHLDFSKGGCTYCGACLEGCSPGVLSHAEEPIHAAVRINPLKCVSWQGVMCFSCKEPCLDNAIDFKGLYKPEINASRCTSCGFCIGRCPSEAIETTFFKGNE; encoded by the coding sequence ATGAATAAAGGGAAGCAGATCAGGCCTCCCTACGCGGCGGATCTTTCGCGCTTCGGGCAAACTTGTCCTGAATGCGAAGGAATGTGCAGCAATGCGTGCGAAGAGAATATCATCATTATCGGTAAAGACCGTACTCCTCATCTTGACTTTTCCAAGGGTGGCTGTACCTACTGTGGAGCGTGCCTGGAAGGCTGTAGCCCCGGGGTGCTTTCCCATGCGGAAGAACCCATTCATGCTGCCGTTAGGATCAACCCTTTAAAATGTGTTAGTTGGCAGGGAGTGATGTGTTTTTCATGCAAAGAACCTTGCTTGGACAATGCGATCGATTTCAAAGGGCTTTACAAGCCGGAAATAAATGCCTCCCGATGCACATCGTGCGGATTTTGCATCGGCAGGTGCCCGTCTGAAGCCATTGAGACGACATTCTTTAAAGGGAACGAGTGA
- a CDS encoding chaperone NapD codes for MNISSIVVQTTPQFVEELVEALKASDVCDYHFHDEKGRIIVTIEGDGVEEEVKKLTTIQEMPHVVAADMQFAYSEDELDKERDKLEIEGTDIPEWLDDPDARYKDIQYNGDLKKKL; via the coding sequence ATGAACATTTCAAGTATTGTCGTTCAGACGACACCGCAATTTGTCGAAGAGTTGGTCGAAGCGCTCAAAGCTTCGGATGTATGTGATTATCACTTCCATGACGAAAAGGGACGCATCATTGTCACAATTGAAGGTGATGGGGTTGAAGAAGAGGTGAAAAAGCTGACTACGATTCAGGAAATGCCGCACGTTGTCGCCGCCGATATGCAATTTGCCTACAGTGAAGATGAGCTGGACAAAGAGCGGGACAAACTGGAGATCGAAGGAACGGATATACCTGAATGGCTCGATGATCCCGATGCCAGGTATAAAGATATCCAGTACAACGGCGATCTGAAGAAGAAGCTTTAA
- a CDS encoding PAS domain-containing protein produces MQTSFAMFRETEVPEDELIISRTDLKGIITYANDTFADISGYTPEELVGQPHNILRHPDMPKSAFRHMWETLKAGKAWEGYVKNRRKDDGYYWVYARVSGVFKNGELIEYKSLRSYVPHSKRYEMQNVYDAMRQKEGDSVRIVGYFPTRTYEKMLQAASDAGISPEEWLANQLN; encoded by the coding sequence ATGCAGACGTCGTTTGCGATGTTCCGCGAGACTGAAGTGCCGGAAGACGAGCTTATTATCTCCCGTACGGATCTCAAAGGCATCATCACGTATGCGAATGATACTTTTGCCGACATTTCCGGTTATACTCCGGAGGAACTGGTCGGCCAGCCACATAATATTCTGCGCCACCCCGATATGCCCAAGAGCGCATTCCGTCATATGTGGGAGACGCTCAAAGCAGGTAAAGCATGGGAGGGATACGTTAAGAACCGCCGAAAAGATGACGGTTATTACTGGGTGTACGCCCGCGTCAGCGGTGTGTTTAAAAACGGTGAACTCATAGAGTACAAATCGCTTCGCTCCTATGTTCCTCACAGCAAACGTTATGAGATGCAAAATGTCTACGATGCGATGCGGCAAAAAGAGGGCGACAGTGTACGTATTGTCGGCTACTTTCCGACAAGAACATACGAAAAGATGTTACAGGCTGCCTCTGACGCCGGGATCTCCCCCGAGGAGTGGCTTGCAAATCAGTTAAACTAG
- the napA gene encoding nitrate reductase catalytic subunit NapA has translation MGMDRRSFLKSAAAASAASAIGMTIPTDVEAAGTDAQKDWRWDKAACRFCGTGCGIMLATKNGRIVAVKGDPAAPVNRGLNCIKGYFNAKIMYGADRLTQPLLRINSKGEFDKHGKFAPVSWQRAFDEMEKNIRKALAHSGPEGVANFASGQYTVMEGYAAQKMMKAGFRSNAIDPNARHCMASAVVGFYQTFGIDEPSGCYDDIELTDTVVAWGSNMAEMHPILWSRVTDRKLSDPDRVKVVSIQTYTHRTSDLADIEIIFSPNTDLALWNYIAHEIVYNHPEAIDWDFVKQNIIFATGPVNIGYGMRRSDEKSVKEGKYTDLEMETISKEMSKPVSAKEAPALEPYGYKEGEVMNNQPGTLAHWEISFEEYKKSLAPYTLDYTAKIVKGDPNEDLEAFKGKLKALADLYIEKGRKVVSFWTMGMNQHTRGTWDNTLSYNVHFLLNKQALPGSGAFSLTGQPSACGTAREVGTFCHRLPADMMVANPAHRKIAEHKWMIPEGTLNPVGNQHIMKIHRDIEDGIVKFAWVSVCNAYQDSASAKHWIKAAREMDNFIVTSDGYPGISAKVSDLILPSAMIYEKWGAYGNAERRTQHWRQQVLPVGDAMSDTWQWVELSKRFTVKDLWGASTLRDGTKMPDVIAEAKKMGYNEDTTMFDILFANDKARSYKLDDKDPVQAGFDNSECLGDSRNVVGSDGEVFKGYGFFIQKYLFEEYADFGRGHGHDLAPFDVYHKVRGLKWPVVDGKETQWRFNVKYDPYAAKAVAKSGSDSTHAFYGKLAKALPYGDLGGVKVAEKKSLENKAKIFARPYMDPPEMPDSEYDVWLATGRVLEHWHSGTMTMRVPELYRAVPEALCYMHPNDAKKRGVQRGELVNVESRRGSVKARVETRGRNRPPEGLVFVPWFDEKVFINKVCLDATCPMSKQTDFKKCAVKITKA, from the coding sequence ATGGGTATGGACAGAAGAAGTTTTCTCAAGAGTGCAGCGGCCGCTTCGGCAGCGAGCGCGATTGGAATGACGATTCCGACAGATGTCGAGGCCGCGGGGACAGATGCCCAGAAAGACTGGCGCTGGGACAAGGCGGCATGTCGTTTCTGCGGTACGGGATGCGGGATCATGCTCGCGACCAAGAACGGGAGGATCGTCGCGGTCAAAGGAGACCCCGCGGCACCTGTCAATCGCGGGTTGAACTGTATTAAAGGGTATTTCAACGCGAAGATCATGTACGGTGCCGACCGTCTGACGCAACCGCTGTTGCGCATCAACAGCAAGGGGGAGTTCGACAAGCACGGCAAGTTCGCGCCGGTCAGCTGGCAGCGCGCCTTTGATGAAATGGAAAAAAATATCCGCAAAGCCCTTGCGCACAGCGGCCCGGAAGGCGTTGCCAACTTCGCTTCCGGGCAGTACACAGTCATGGAAGGGTATGCGGCACAGAAAATGATGAAGGCGGGATTCCGTTCCAATGCGATCGATCCGAATGCCCGCCACTGTATGGCATCGGCCGTCGTCGGCTTTTACCAGACGTTCGGCATCGATGAACCGTCGGGCTGTTATGACGATATCGAATTGACGGACACTGTCGTAGCCTGGGGGTCGAACATGGCGGAAATGCACCCGATCCTCTGGTCGCGTGTCACAGACCGCAAGCTCTCCGATCCCGACCGTGTCAAGGTTGTTTCCATTCAGACCTACACGCACAGAACATCCGACTTGGCGGATATCGAGATTATTTTCTCGCCAAACACGGACCTTGCATTGTGGAACTACATTGCACACGAGATCGTTTACAACCATCCCGAAGCGATTGACTGGGACTTCGTCAAACAGAATATCATTTTTGCGACAGGTCCGGTTAACATCGGCTACGGTATGCGCCGCAGTGACGAGAAATCGGTCAAAGAGGGCAAATACACCGATCTTGAGATGGAGACGATTTCAAAAGAGATGAGCAAACCCGTCTCTGCCAAGGAAGCACCGGCCCTGGAGCCTTACGGCTATAAAGAGGGCGAAGTTATGAATAATCAGCCCGGTACCCTGGCACACTGGGAGATCTCGTTTGAAGAATACAAGAAATCCCTCGCGCCGTATACACTTGACTACACTGCGAAGATTGTCAAGGGTGACCCGAATGAGGATCTCGAGGCCTTCAAAGGTAAACTCAAGGCGCTGGCAGATCTCTACATTGAGAAAGGGCGCAAAGTCGTCTCTTTCTGGACGATGGGGATGAATCAGCATACGCGCGGTACCTGGGATAACACGCTTTCGTATAACGTCCACTTCCTGTTGAACAAGCAGGCGTTACCGGGCAGCGGCGCTTTCTCGCTGACGGGCCAGCCTTCAGCGTGTGGCACGGCGCGTGAAGTCGGAACATTCTGTCACCGTTTACCGGCGGATATGATGGTCGCCAATCCGGCGCACCGCAAGATCGCCGAGCATAAATGGATGATTCCGGAAGGGACGCTCAACCCGGTCGGGAACCAGCACATCATGAAAATCCACCGCGATATCGAGGATGGTATCGTCAAATTCGCGTGGGTCAGCGTCTGTAATGCTTATCAGGATTCCGCCAGTGCGAAACACTGGATCAAGGCCGCACGCGAAATGGACAACTTCATCGTGACATCCGACGGCTATCCGGGTATTTCAGCGAAGGTCTCGGACCTGATCCTCCCTTCGGCGATGATTTACGAGAAATGGGGGGCGTATGGTAACGCCGAACGCCGGACACAGCACTGGCGTCAGCAGGTGCTCCCGGTCGGCGATGCGATGTCCGACACCTGGCAGTGGGTCGAACTCTCCAAACGGTTCACCGTCAAAGATCTCTGGGGCGCATCGACGCTGCGTGATGGCACGAAAATGCCTGATGTCATCGCGGAAGCCAAAAAAATGGGCTATAACGAAGATACGACGATGTTCGACATCCTGTTTGCGAATGACAAGGCCCGTTCATACAAACTGGATGACAAAGACCCAGTTCAGGCCGGTTTCGACAACTCTGAGTGTCTGGGTGACAGCCGGAACGTTGTCGGTTCCGACGGAGAGGTCTTCAAGGGCTACGGATTCTTCATTCAGAAATACCTGTTTGAAGAGTATGCGGACTTCGGACGCGGGCACGGCCACGACCTGGCACCGTTTGATGTCTATCATAAGGTCCGCGGCCTGAAATGGCCGGTCGTCGACGGGAAAGAGACGCAGTGGCGCTTCAATGTCAAATACGATCCATATGCGGCCAAAGCGGTCGCCAAGTCCGGTTCGGACAGCACGCACGCGTTCTACGGAAAGCTGGCGAAGGCGCTGCCATACGGCGACCTGGGCGGCGTCAAAGTCGCGGAGAAAAAAAGCCTTGAGAACAAGGCAAAAATCTTTGCCCGTCCTTACATGGATCCACCGGAAATGCCGGACAGCGAATACGATGTCTGGCTGGCAACCGGCCGTGTGCTCGAGCACTGGCACTCCGGTACGATGACGATGCGTGTACCGGAACTGTACCGTGCGGTACCGGAAGCGCTTTGTTACATGCATCCGAATGACGCCAAGAAACGCGGTGTACAGCGCGGCGAACTTGTCAACGTCGAATCGCGTCGCGGTTCGGTGAAGGCCCGCGTAGAGACGCGCGGCCGTAACCGTCCGCCGGAAGGCCTGGTGTTCGTACCGTGGTTTGATGAAAAGGTCTTCATCAATAAAGTCTGTCTGGATGCGACGTGTCCGATGTCAAAACAGACAGACTTCAAGAAATGCGCGGTCAAGATCACGAAAGCATAA
- the napG gene encoding ferredoxin-type protein NapG, giving the protein MKNEQLSDRRKFLLTMARGVGLSAMGALVWTAYVEEVKAAPLVLRPPGAQNEADFLKSCIKCGLCVEGCPYDTLKLAAPGDTLPMGTPFFTPREIPCYMCEDIPCVPVCPTGALDANKVQSDFEGEMFWDIKKIDIGVAIVDPKACIAFWGIQCDACYRACPLMDQAIKLEYEQNERTGKHAYLKPVVVPDVCTGCGMCEHACVTEKAAITILPRGVVEGHAGSHYVKGWDKKDQERVKSAKGGTTVTERSQEKAIDSLNDMGDLLE; this is encoded by the coding sequence ATGAAAAACGAACAGCTGAGCGACCGTCGTAAATTTCTTCTGACCATGGCGCGGGGTGTAGGCCTCAGCGCGATGGGTGCATTGGTATGGACTGCTTATGTGGAAGAAGTCAAAGCGGCACCGCTGGTGCTGCGTCCTCCCGGCGCGCAGAATGAAGCCGACTTTTTGAAGTCCTGTATCAAATGCGGCCTCTGTGTCGAGGGGTGTCCTTACGATACGCTCAAGCTGGCAGCTCCCGGTGATACATTACCGATGGGAACACCGTTTTTCACCCCTAGGGAGATCCCCTGCTATATGTGTGAAGACATCCCCTGTGTCCCGGTCTGTCCCACGGGCGCGCTGGACGCAAACAAAGTTCAAAGTGACTTCGAGGGAGAGATGTTCTGGGACATCAAGAAGATCGACATCGGGGTTGCCATCGTCGATCCGAAGGCCTGCATCGCCTTCTGGGGAATCCAGTGCGATGCCTGCTATCGGGCCTGTCCATTAATGGACCAGGCCATAAAGCTGGAATATGAGCAAAATGAACGGACGGGGAAACATGCCTATTTAAAACCGGTTGTTGTCCCAGACGTCTGTACAGGCTGCGGGATGTGCGAACATGCCTGCGTTACGGAAAAGGCGGCGATTACCATCCTACCGAGAGGTGTTGTCGAAGGACATGCCGGCAGTCATTACGTCAAAGGCTGGGATAAAAAGGACCAGGAACGCGTCAAATCGGCTAAAGGCGGCACGACGGTAACGGAACGCAGTCAGGAAAAAGCGATCGATTCGCTGAACGATATGGGGGATCTGCTCGAATGA
- the napH gene encoding quinol dehydrogenase ferredoxin subunit NapH: MKYLILRRMLQVGLLTLYGAANWYGYTAILQGNLSASLLLQRVPLSDPFAVLQMLSAGAALSTTVLIGAVIIFVFYAVIGGRAFCSWVCPVNMVTDAANWTRRKLGISQVQKRVYMSRNMRYWVLGISLILSALTGVAAFEMISPISMAHRGIVFGMGFGGAALLVIFLFDLFVHEHGWCGHICPLGGFYSLISRFSLIRVFHDAEKCTACMKCKEICPEKEVLHMVARSSESVVMGECTNCGRCVEVCEDDALNFSIRKLAKQAKEKS; encoded by the coding sequence ATGAAATATCTGATTTTGCGCCGGATGCTCCAGGTCGGTCTGCTGACGCTTTACGGTGCGGCCAACTGGTACGGATACACGGCAATCCTGCAGGGAAATCTGAGTGCGTCACTGCTGCTTCAGCGTGTGCCGCTTTCCGATCCGTTCGCGGTATTGCAGATGCTCTCGGCGGGTGCGGCGCTTTCAACGACCGTACTCATCGGAGCGGTGATCATTTTTGTTTTTTACGCCGTGATCGGCGGACGGGCTTTTTGCAGCTGGGTCTGTCCGGTCAATATGGTCACGGACGCGGCCAACTGGACACGGAGAAAACTGGGGATATCCCAGGTGCAGAAGCGGGTTTATATGAGCCGGAACATGCGTTATTGGGTACTCGGGATTTCCCTGATACTCTCTGCGCTGACAGGCGTTGCAGCGTTTGAAATGATCAGTCCGATCTCGATGGCGCATCGCGGCATCGTGTTCGGTATGGGGTTCGGCGGTGCAGCACTTCTGGTGATCTTTCTGTTCGACCTGTTCGTCCATGAACACGGATGGTGCGGTCATATCTGCCCGCTGGGCGGGTTTTATTCGCTGATCAGTCGTTTCTCTCTGATCCGGGTCTTCCATGACGCGGAGAAGTGTACGGCCTGTATGAAGTGCAAAGAGATATGCCCTGAAAAAGAGGTGCTGCATATGGTTGCGAGAAGCAGCGAAAGTGTAGTGATGGGTGAGTGTACAAACTGCGGAAGGTGTGTTGAAGTCTGTGAGGATGATGCACTGAACTTTTCAATTCGCAAGCTTGCGAAACAAGCAAAGGAGAAGTCATGA
- a CDS encoding glyceraldehyde 3-phosphate dehydrogenase NAD-binding domain-containing protein — MKKINVFINGFGRIGRALMRRLLEDDRFEIVGINDIYMREQFAYLLQFDSVYGRLRYGVEQKNDRIMVADRIIPLFNEEKVESKALYDLDIDILFQCTGIHLTCRANQPFLNSGVKKIIVSAPPLDDMPMFIGSINDDQYQGERIVSAASCSANAIAPVLKLLNEYAGVEAASVSMIHSYTAEQKLLDVLVNTSELLRCRSASSNILPLSSSATVTVEKLLPQLDGRIQTHSIRVPVPAGTLYDFSMQLIQSIHAEDLNKIFEHAAHNEYKELLAVTENVLASSDIIGDLHGITIEKKRTVNVGGKFVRLMGWQDNEVGYVSQMIKLALRLMEMKN, encoded by the coding sequence ATGAAAAAAATCAATGTCTTTATCAACGGATTCGGGCGGATAGGGCGGGCGCTCATGCGCAGATTGCTTGAAGATGACCGCTTTGAAATTGTCGGCATAAACGATATCTATATGCGGGAACAGTTTGCATATCTATTGCAGTTTGATTCGGTATATGGCCGGCTACGATATGGTGTTGAACAGAAAAATGACCGCATCATGGTCGCGGACAGGATAATTCCACTTTTTAACGAAGAGAAGGTGGAGTCAAAGGCTCTGTACGACTTGGATATTGACATTCTCTTTCAGTGTACCGGGATACATCTCACCTGCAGGGCCAATCAGCCTTTTCTTAACAGCGGTGTGAAAAAGATCATCGTGTCGGCACCGCCACTGGATGATATGCCGATGTTTATCGGAAGCATCAACGATGATCAGTATCAGGGCGAGAGGATAGTATCAGCGGCGAGCTGCAGCGCGAATGCTATTGCCCCCGTGCTAAAACTGCTGAATGAATATGCCGGTGTGGAAGCCGCAAGTGTATCCATGATCCATAGCTATACTGCAGAACAGAAGCTGCTCGATGTGCTAGTGAATACCTCTGAACTGCTTCGTTGCAGAAGCGCTTCCTCAAATATATTACCCCTTTCTAGTTCGGCTACAGTTACCGTGGAGAAGTTATTGCCGCAACTCGATGGCCGTATTCAAACCCATAGTATTCGGGTGCCTGTACCTGCAGGGACACTTTACGATTTCAGTATGCAGCTCATACAATCGATACATGCAGAAGATCTCAACAAGATATTTGAACATGCAGCACACAATGAGTATAAAGAACTTCTGGCCGTGACGGAAAATGTCCTTGCATCGTCCGATATTATCGGTGACCTTCACGGGATCACGATTGAAAAAAAGCGGACGGTGAATGTGGGGGGAAAGTTTGTCAGACTGATGGGTTGGCAAGACAACGAAGTTGGATACGTTTCACAAATGATTAAACTTGCACTGAGATTAATGGAAATGAAAAATTAG
- a CDS encoding c-type cytochrome produces the protein MTKLVTALVVTFGLTCSLSADGAAAYKKCSACHGTTGEKSALGKSKVINTMTKAEIVTALSGYKDGSYGGPMKAMMKGQVASLSDADIQSIADMVGK, from the coding sequence ATGACAAAACTCGTAACGGCATTGGTAGTGACGTTTGGCTTGACATGTTCATTGTCTGCCGACGGTGCTGCTGCTTATAAAAAATGTTCGGCATGCCACGGTACAACCGGAGAAAAGTCGGCGCTCGGTAAAAGCAAGGTGATCAATACGATGACAAAAGCAGAGATTGTCACAGCGTTGAGCGGATATAAAGATGGCAGTTACGGCGGCCCGATGAAAGCGATGATGAAAGGTCAGGTAGCAAGCCTTTCGGATGCAGATATTCAGTCGATTGCTGACATGGTCGGGAAATAA
- a CDS encoding cytochrome c codes for MKNILFVLLLITFAYASEPMASLEQKVESGCASCHLVSNLSPERVATMKAPPMWGVMKKVKAAYPEREKAVEFMVEYMQNPSEDKMLFPKQTIARFGGIMPSQKSLFTEEELREISNYLFERY; via the coding sequence ATGAAAAATATATTGTTTGTTCTTTTGCTGATAACGTTTGCTTACGCATCGGAACCAATGGCATCACTGGAACAAAAGGTAGAGAGTGGGTGTGCAAGCTGTCATTTGGTGAGCAACCTGTCTCCGGAGCGAGTCGCTACAATGAAAGCGCCACCGATGTGGGGCGTGATGAAAAAAGTAAAAGCGGCTTATCCGGAACGTGAGAAAGCAGTAGAGTTCATGGTGGAGTATATGCAAAATCCGTCAGAAGACAAGATGCTTTTTCCTAAACAGACTATCGCGCGTTTCGGCGGGATTATGCCTTCACAAAAGTCGCTTTTCACCGAGGAAGAATTACGGGAAATTTCGAACTACCTGTTCGAAAGATATTAG
- a CDS encoding nitrate reductase cytochrome c-type subunit, translated as MKMRVITGGIAAALLMIGCSNSVEPAKTAEVKPTVSEESLGLRKTDLYTEQGTKPAMADYSAEAPGTSQRIQRAYDNAPPMIPHDVEGLLPITKENNACLGCHMPDIAEAMGATPIPASHFANFRPDTSLAADGKITKEGKEVDNTGDFKMIVKKSDHLYQGRFNCSQCHAPQANIAPAVANTFKPDYQDETMKNKSDLLDVLNVGVQ; from the coding sequence ATGAAAATGAGAGTGATAACGGGCGGCATTGCAGCTGCTCTGCTGATGATTGGATGCAGCAATAGTGTGGAGCCGGCGAAGACAGCCGAAGTGAAACCGACGGTATCGGAAGAGTCCCTGGGGCTTCGGAAGACTGATCTCTATACGGAGCAGGGAACGAAACCGGCGATGGCGGATTATTCCGCGGAGGCTCCTGGAACGTCACAGCGGATTCAGCGCGCCTACGACAACGCGCCGCCGATGATCCCGCATGACGTTGAGGGCCTTCTGCCGATTACCAAGGAGAACAATGCCTGCCTCGGCTGTCATATGCCGGATATCGCAGAGGCGATGGGGGCAACGCCAATTCCGGCTTCACACTTTGCCAACTTCCGGCCCGATACATCGTTGGCCGCCGACGGCAAGATCACAAAAGAGGGGAAAGAGGTTGACAATACAGGTGATTTCAAAATGATCGTAAAGAAATCTGATCACCTTTACCAAGGCCGCTTTAACTGCTCCCAATGCCATGCGCCGCAGGCGAATATCGCGCCGGCAGTTGCCAACACGTTCAAACCCGATTATCAGGATGAGACGATGAAGAACAAGTCCGATCTGCTTGATGTCCTTAACGTAGGGGTGCAATAA